The sequence CGGCCCTGACGACGCGTGGCATGCCGGGTGGCCGTGACCCACGCCCGGTGGTGTTTGACCGCCGCGCTGCCAGTGACCCGCAGGCCCGCGCGTGGCGCGAGGAGGCCGTCCTCGTGACCGCTCCCGATAGCGACGTGGCCGCACATGAGGCTGCCGGGATCACTGTGCAGCGCGCCGGATCGCTTCCGGACGCCCTGAGCGGACTGGCGGGCCTGGGCATCAACAGTGTGCTGCTCGAAGGTGGCCCCACCCTCCTGAGTGCCTTCCTGAGGCAGGGTCTGGTGGACGAGGTGCGGGTTTTCGTGTCGCCAGCTCTCCTCGGCGCGGGCCTGAGTCCCCTGACCGGCCCCACGCGGCTCATGCACGAGGCGCAGGCGCTGCGGGACGTGACGGTCGAATCACTCGGCCCGGACGTCCTGATCACCGGCCTGCTGCACGACATCCCGCGCGTCTAACTTCTTCTCCCTTCCTGCGGGGACTCGCAGAGCCGCGCAGCGGAGGGTTGGGGTGGGGGGGCGTGTGACCACCACTTCCGCCCAATACGAGGTCACTACATGTTTACTGGAATCATCGAACAGGTGGGCGTCATTGCCCGCACCACCGAGCACGAGGGGAACCTGACCGTCACCATCCAGCCCGCGCGCATGTGGGCGGACGTGGAACTGGGTGAGAGCATCGCCGTCAACGGCACCTGCCTGACCGTGACCACCTGGGACGCGGCGGGCTTCACCGTGGACCTCAGCCGAGAAACCCTCGCCAAGACCGCCCCACACTGGCGCGAGGGCATGAAGGTGAACCTGGAGCGAGCCATGACCGCCCAGGCGCGTTTTGGCGGGCACGTGGTGAGCGGGCACGTGGACGGCGTGGGCACGGTCCTGCGCGTGGACGCCCAGCCCGGCGCATACACCATAACCGTGCGCACCGCGCCGCACCTCGCGCGCTACCTCGTGCCGAAGGGCAGCGTCACCGTGGACGGCGTGAGCCTGACCGTCGTGGACGCGGGCGGCCCGGCCGGCAGTCGCGCGGACCTGCGCCCGGACGAATTCACGCTGTGGCTCGTGCCGCACACGCTGGAGGTCACCACCCTACACACCTGGGCGGCGGGCACGCAGATGAATCTGGAGGCCGACCAGATGGCCAAGTACGTCGAGCGACTGATCCTGATGCGCGACTGGACGCCCGAACAGGAGGTGACGGTATGACCCTGGCCTCTATCCCTGACCTGCTGGCGGAACTGCGCGCCGGGCGCCCCGTGATCCTGGTGGATGACGAGAACCGCGAGAACGAGGGCGACCTCCTCATGCCGGCCGCCACGGCGACGCCCGAGTGGGTGAACTTCATGGCGCGCGAGGGACGCGGCCTGATCTGCGTGACCCTCACCCCCGAGCGGGCGCGGGCGCTGGACCTGACCCCGATGGTGGGGCAGAGCAGCGACCCGAACGGTACGGCCTTCACCGTCAGCGTGGACCACGTCAGCAACTCCACCGGCATCAGCGCCTTCGATCGCGCCGCGACCATCGCGGCCCTGATGGACGACGCGGCCAGGCCCGCCGATTTCCGCCGCCCCGGCCACATCTTCCCGCTGGTGGCGCGGCCCGGCGGTGTGCTGCGCCGCGCCGGACACACCGAGGCCGGCTGCGACCTCGCCCGGCTCTCGGGCTTCGCGCCGGTCGGTGTGATCTGCGAGATCATGAATGATTCCGGCGAGATGAGCCGCCTCCCGGACCTCCTCGCGTTCGGCGAACGGCACGGCCTGAAGGTCGGCAGCATCGAGGCGCTCATCTCGTACCGCATGGAACATGACCCCTTCATGCAGCTGGTGGCGGAAGCCCGGCTGCCCACCGAGTACGGCGAGTTCCGCCTTGTCGGCTTCAAGGACACCCTCAGCGGCGCGGAACACGTCGCGCTCGTCATGGGCGACGTCACCCCCGAGCCCCTCCTCGTGCGCGTGCACAGCGAATGCCTCACCGGGGACGGCTTCCACAGCCTGCGCTGCGACTGCGGCCCGCAACGCGACGCCGCCATGCAGGCCATCGCCGCTGAGGGCCGCGGCGTCCTCGTGTACCTCCGCCAGGAAGGGCGCGGCATCGGCCTGCTGAACAAGATCCGCGCCTACCACCTCCAGGACGGCGGCGCCGATACCGTCGAGGCGAACCTGCAACTGGGGTTCCCCGCCGACGCCCGCGACTTCGGCATCGGCGCGCAGATGCTCCATCTGCTCGGCGCGCGGCACCTGCGCGTCCTGACGAACAACCCCCGCAAACTCCACAGCTTAGGCGGCTTCGGCCTGGACGTCGTCGAACGCGTGCCCCTCCACGTCGGGCACAACGAACACAACACCGCGTACCTCAACACTAAGGCCGCGAAACTCGGCCACATCGGCACCGACGGCAGCGGGGATTAAGCCGGCGAGACCCTGCCAACCCAGATGTCTTTCGGCCGTTCCCGCAGGAGACGCACAGCTATGTCCAGCATCTCATCTACCGTGTGTTGCAGAGCTTCCTCGCCAACGAGGTGTTGCACGTCATCGAGAAAGAATCCCCTCTGAACGAAGTCACAAACTTCAAGAGAGCAACTCTTCTTCTCTAGAAGATGAAGGTAGGCCGGTTTAAACAGCTCGCTCTCTGCTGCGATGGGTGCCATGACGCCCTGCCGAATGGCGTAGAGAAGGCCAACACCATGAGTCAACACCCACCGCTCCAAATCGACTGAAGATTGAAAGATCAGTTGAAGCTCCGCAGCTTCTGTCATCTCGCGCAATATCCCATAAGGAGAATCACCATGAACCGAATTGAAGCCAACCTGCTCGCCACCGACCTGAAGTTCGCTGTTGTCAGCACCCGCTGGAATCACCTGATCGTGGACCGTCTGGTGGATGGGGCAGAGCTGGCGTTCGTGCAGCACGGTGGGAAGACGGAGAACCTGGATCATTTCCTGGCGCCAGGCAGTTACGAGGTGCCGCTGATTGCCCGCAAACTGGCGGAGAGCGGGAAGTATGACGCGGTGGTGTGCCTGGGGGCCGTCATCAAGGGCGACACGGACCACTACGATTTCGTGGCGGGCGGCGCGGCGAACGGCATCCTGAACACCAGTCTGCATACGGGGGTGCCGGTGGCGTTCGGCGTGCTGACGACGGACACGGTCGAGCAGGCCCTGAACCGCGCGGGGATCAAGGCCGGGAACAAGGGTGCGGAGGCGGTGCTGGCGATGATCGAGACCGTGAACCTGCTGAAGCAGATCGGGTAAACGGGGGCGGT comes from Deinococcus radiotolerans and encodes:
- a CDS encoding riboflavin synthase — translated: MFTGIIEQVGVIARTTEHEGNLTVTIQPARMWADVELGESIAVNGTCLTVTTWDAAGFTVDLSRETLAKTAPHWREGMKVNLERAMTAQARFGGHVVSGHVDGVGTVLRVDAQPGAYTITVRTAPHLARYLVPKGSVTVDGVSLTVVDAGGPAGSRADLRPDEFTLWLVPHTLEVTTLHTWAAGTQMNLEADQMAKYVERLILMRDWTPEQEVTV
- a CDS encoding bifunctional 3,4-dihydroxy-2-butanone-4-phosphate synthase/GTP cyclohydrolase II codes for the protein MTLASIPDLLAELRAGRPVILVDDENRENEGDLLMPAATATPEWVNFMAREGRGLICVTLTPERARALDLTPMVGQSSDPNGTAFTVSVDHVSNSTGISAFDRAATIAALMDDAARPADFRRPGHIFPLVARPGGVLRRAGHTEAGCDLARLSGFAPVGVICEIMNDSGEMSRLPDLLAFGERHGLKVGSIEALISYRMEHDPFMQLVAEARLPTEYGEFRLVGFKDTLSGAEHVALVMGDVTPEPLLVRVHSECLTGDGFHSLRCDCGPQRDAAMQAIAAEGRGVLVYLRQEGRGIGLLNKIRAYHLQDGGADTVEANLQLGFPADARDFGIGAQMLHLLGARHLRVLTNNPRKLHSLGGFGLDVVERVPLHVGHNEHNTAYLNTKAAKLGHIGTDGSGD
- a CDS encoding DUF3969 family protein translates to MTEAAELQLIFQSSVDLERWVLTHGVGLLYAIRQGVMAPIAAESELFKPAYLHLLEKKSCSLEVCDFVQRGFFLDDVQHLVGEEALQHTVDEMLDIAVRLLRERPKDIWVGRVSPA
- the ribH gene encoding 6,7-dimethyl-8-ribityllumazine synthase, with product MNRIEANLLATDLKFAVVSTRWNHLIVDRLVDGAELAFVQHGGKTENLDHFLAPGSYEVPLIARKLAESGKYDAVVCLGAVIKGDTDHYDFVAGGAANGILNTSLHTGVPVAFGVLTTDTVEQALNRAGIKAGNKGAEAVLAMIETVNLLKQIG